A segment of the Corylus avellana chromosome ca2, CavTom2PMs-1.0 genome:
TGCAAATCATCGGGGCAGAGTACAAATTATCACGGCCAATATCAGCAGCAGCCCCCAGGTATCTTGGAGACAATGATATGTTATTGGCCATTGCCCCTTGGTCAGCAAAGTACTCTCACTGTGTAGTCACAAGCTCaagaaaaagcaataaaaaggcAGCGTTCTTATTCTTTTCCCCACtactttaaaattaaatggttCACCTTCTCTGTAAAATATATTCGTTAATTAATAagttttatctaatttagttatatatatatacacatatgatGAGTTGATGAAATTCGAGccatttaattaaagaaaaaaaaaactaatattttaacaacTTCATCcatagaaatttaaaagaactGAATGCCACTTTGCAGTTTTGCACTATTATCTCTCTGTTTTTATCATCCTTTAGGGAAAAGTTTTCTATTCTTTTATAACTAATATTTATTTCTCTAatctattattaaataatttaaaacacaaaacagaattaaaccaaaatcaaaaggCCATTTTCGAACACTTTTTCTGAATATTTCTCAGTCACACTTTTCCAGTGGAAATTAGCTGTTCTATCGACACGACAGAAAACCAAACAACTAAAAGAAAGGTTGTAGCCTTTTTGGGCCCAAGCGTGCCGCCACGGGGACCATGGGGGCCTGGACCATGTTCGTCATTTAACACtttaggctgtgtttggcaatagaattaaataaaaataaaattttaaaaaaaaaagtgttaaacaGTACAGTAACAAATTTgattggtatgaaaaaaatatatatatatatatatatattttatataaaaaaaagtaaaaaaatttattttgtagtattttttttatttaaataataataaaaaatgactgACTTAAAGTAAAAGGTAAGAATGTTAAAagtttattttgagaagaattttttgatttttgggtcCAATCCGGcgtttgccaaacacagcctaaaGTGAGCCACTGTTTAGGAAATAATTGGCATTCATCAGCTAAATCCAAACTACACAAATGAAGAGAAAATTGAACTTGTCCACTGCTTCCACCCATTACAACTCTTAATCCTTTTCCTTCCCCCAAAATGACCGGCGATGATCAGATATCGCATTCCACCTCCGACGACCCCAAGACCCCACTTCTCCCCCTCCACGACGAGATCCAACGGCAACACAGCTTCCGTTCCTATCTGACATCCATTTTCACACCCAAAAACTTGTACATCCTCCTCGGACCTCTTTTGTGCGCCATCATATGTCTCTGCGTCAACCTTGACGGCAACTCGACTGGACGGAACATGTTGGCAGTCCTTGCTTGGGTTTTTGCTTGGTGGCTGACGGAGGCCGTGCCGATGCCGGTGACCTCCATGTCACCGCTCTTTCTCTTCCCGCTCTTTGGGATTTCCTCTGCCGATGCCGTGGCGCACACTTACATGGACGATGTGATTGTGCTTGTTCTAGGAAGCTTCATACTTGCTCTTGCTGTTGAACACTATAACATTCACAGAAGATTGGCCTTGAATGTGAGTTCATATATAGCTaccattgatttatttattttcacttcTTTAATCTGTTAGCTTTCTCAAAACCCACTTATAGAGTTATGTATCGAATTCgagtttgattttaaaattattaattattttaacttaattatcaatatatgttcaaaatatctaaaaaacacttctttatctttctttttctgaacATGAACCATGTGTCAAACATGTTTTAATAAGCATGtttttgtaatattatataatatctGAATTTAGTAAccttaaaataatgaaaaagaaaagaaaattttctcaaaaatataataaatattctaCTTAGTTTTTGGAtgttgaaaaaggaaagaagaaggaaaaagggTAAAAGAGACACAGAGATTCCTCTCGCCTCTCTCCTCAGATAATTGATGACGTCTCTACTTTATCGTGCAAAAGTCTGATTTGACCCAACGTGCACACGTGGCACAAAACAGATAACGGTTCTATTTTGTGGAGATCCGCTGAATCCACCGCTCGTCCTCCTTGGGATATGTGCGACCACGGCGTTCGTCGGCATGTGGATTCACAACGTGCCCGCGACGGTGATGATGATGCCCGTGGCGACGGGGATCCTACATCGCCTCCCCATGGGCCCCACTCAGTCCAACGTTGAAAACAAGTTCTGCAGGGCGGTGGTTCTCGGTGTGACGTACTCCGCTGCCATAGGAGGGATAAGCACGCTTACTGGGACAGGTGTCAATGTTATATTGGTGGCGATGTGGAAGGGCTATTTCCCTCACGAAGAGCCCATCAGCTTCAGCAAATGGTTCTTCTTTGGTTTCCCTTTGGCTTTGTTGGTTTTCTTCGCTTTGTGGGGTGTACTCTGTTTGTTGTATTGCTC
Coding sequences within it:
- the LOC132171245 gene encoding tonoplast dicarboxylate transporter-like yields the protein MTGDDQISHSTSDDPKTPLLPLHDEIQRQHSFRSYLTSIFTPKNLYILLGPLLCAIICLCVNLDGNSTGRNMLAVLAWVFAWWLTEAVPMPVTSMSPLFLFPLFGISSADAVAHTYMDDVIVLVLGSFILALAVEHYNIHRRLALNITVLFCGDPLNPPLVLLGICATTAFVGMWIHNVPATVMMMPVATGILHRLPMGPTQSNVENKFCRAVVLGVTYSAAIGGISTLTGTGVNVILVAMWKGYFPHEEPISFSKWFFFGFPLALLVFFALWGVLCLLYCSRGSGEALSAYLDKAHLKRELELLGPMVFAEKMVLAVFSILIVLWMTRSLTDDIPGWGTLFNGRVGDGTVSVTMATLLFIIPNKKKKGEKLMDWNKCKKLPWNLILLLGAGFALADGVQSSGLADMLSKTLNFLERAPYLALAPAVCLISSIITEFITSNDATTTLVVPLLIQIAKSMHLHPLLLMIPGAIGSQFAFLFPTATPSNVVGFTTGFIEIQDMIKTGLPLKIAGIAALSLLMPTLGAYVFGTNKHVL